CCGCATCGCTGCAAAGGATAATTTCCGGGCTGAATCCCAGCGCCCTGATCTCCTGACCACAGCGTAACGCGGCGGCTTGTCCCGCGGGAGTCAGACGACGGCGTCGGTCGTCGGCTCCCGCCAGTGCATTTTCCGCTTCGCCATGTCTCATCAAAATCAATCGGCGCATTAGCTGGCAGCCTTATCCTGGGAACGGGCTTCGATTTCCTGCAATTTGCGTTTGGCAGCTTCAAAGTCCGGATGTTTTTCAATGCAACGCTTCATCAACTTGATCGCTTCATCATGCTGACCCTTGGCCGAGAGCATCACACTCTTGTTGTAGAGTGCCGCTTTGTTCGTCGGGTCGAGCTTGATGACTGCGTTATAGGTTTTCTGGGCCTCATCAAATTGATCGGATTCCTTATAACAAATTCCCAGTTGATTAAGGAAGGTTATATTTTCCGGTTCCACCGAAAGGGCGGACTTGATGTGGCGAATGGCCTTTTTATAGTCTTTCAGCGAATAGAAGGCCTGGCTCAGATAGTTATGCAGACTCGGGAACGACAGGTTTTTATCCAAGGCCATGGTCAGTAGCGTCGCGGCTTCCTGATAGCGCTGCTTCTTGAACAGGAGTTCCGCCGCTTCTTCATAGCGCAAGGGATTGAGCGGAGACAGCTCAATCGCATGCTTGAATTGGTCGATGGCCTCTTCAATTTTATTTTCCTTGGTAAAAATCCGTCCTCGTTCGACATAAGCCAGAACGTAGAACTTATTCCGCTTCTCCGCTTCCGCCAGAAGCTTCAGGGCTTTCTCGGTATCCTTCTTCTCCGACGCGATACGGGCCAGGCCCACGACGGGCCTTGCAGCACCTTTGGCCGATTGCGCGAGGCGAATGAAGATATTCTCTGACTTATCAAGGTTTCCCGCCCGCAGCTCAGCCTTGGCCAGCTCATACACCTGCTCGGGATTGTTCGGGTTATAGAATTTCTTGTAGGCATTGCGTACTTTGGGCACCAGATCTTTGAGCGTAAAGGGCTTGACCAGGATCTCATCCACGCCGTTTTCCGTGGCGAGCATGATATCTTCCTTGTCCGGATTGACCAGCTCTATGGTGAATGATCCGCGGGAGAAGGCGGGGTTTTCCTTGATCTCGGTAAGGAAGTCATAACCTCCGAGGACCGGCATCTCCTTGTCACAGATGGTGACGGGGAAAACGAGATCGGGGTTGTCTTTCATGAAGTGCAGCGCTTCATGGCCATTGGCGAATTGTTTAATGGTCGAAAAACCCAGCTTGCCCAGATGATGAGCCACGATCAGGCGGAGATCCTGCTGATCTTCGATCAGCATGATAGGATCTTCATGCTCAAGCTGCTTGCCTATCTTGATACCGTATTCTTCGGCCAGACTCTTCTTATCGCTCATGTATGCGACTCCCGGTTCTGCGTACCGAGTCACCATCGGCACCCGACAAGCAAAGTTAACGCGTTTTTGGGCGAGTCTGGCAAAGGCGTTTTAAAGGCAGAAGTTGCGGGAGCTTGCCGCACATGGGCCGGACACTCTTACCGAAAAGTCAGAGTGTCCGGGCTCATATCAAAGACGGGCCATGGCTTTCAGGAAGATATCATTTTCTTCGGCTGTACCGATGCTTACCCGCAAGCAGCCTTTCAATCCGGGACCGCTCGAAACATTGCGCAGAAGGATGCCGTGTTCTTTGAGTCCAAGATAAACGCGATCGGTATCCTTCTGATCCGGCCAGCGCATCAAAAGAAAGTTGGCCTTGGAATTGATCACCTGCATGCCGTGGCAGGGAAGGCCTTTCAGGGCCTGGAAAACCCGCTCGCGCTCCCGGCGCGCGTTGTCGATGTTCCGCGCGACGAAGGCCTTCATCTCG
This Oligoflexus sp. DNA region includes the following protein-coding sequences:
- a CDS encoding tetratricopeptide repeat protein, producing the protein MSDKKSLAEEYGIKIGKQLEHEDPIMLIEDQQDLRLIVAHHLGKLGFSTIKQFANGHEALHFMKDNPDLVFPVTICDKEMPVLGGYDFLTEIKENPAFSRGSFTIELVNPDKEDIMLATENGVDEILVKPFTLKDLVPKVRNAYKKFYNPNNPEQVYELAKAELRAGNLDKSENIFIRLAQSAKGAARPVVGLARIASEKKDTEKALKLLAEAEKRNKFYVLAYVERGRIFTKENKIEEAIDQFKHAIELSPLNPLRYEEAAELLFKKQRYQEAATLLTMALDKNLSFPSLHNYLSQAFYSLKDYKKAIRHIKSALSVEPENITFLNQLGICYKESDQFDEAQKTYNAVIKLDPTNKAALYNKSVMLSAKGQHDEAIKLMKRCIEKHPDFEAAKRKLQEIEARSQDKAAS